One uncultured Pseudodesulfovibrio sp. genomic window carries:
- the flgK gene encoding flagellar hook-associated protein FlgK, producing the protein MINNLYNIGKTALQNAQVSVNNASNNIANADTTGYQRTSVVYESSSSITSLGLTVGTGADVTAIQSEWDKFVETQYLDALADLATQTSALDYLDQLDSLLNQSEGGLSDVMEEFFDSWNELVTDPDSLSAREDLLGQTETLVYALNSTSSTLDTMVEAINADIGDQVDEANQLISDLAQANAAIAANPDDTQAVSDRDQMIRELDALIGVDVLYKSDNTVTILTEEGYTLVDGTDTHELVFAETGVTQSLVRDSDYDGTLNYSGESGEELLIEFVSSGADGTAQFKVSTDGGNTWLTDDSGNTLVYTADDEDGSVEIEGITLWFENGTADHAEGDRYTVMAKSGLYWESGSGELKNITPLTDDSGDNVSGRTQSGSLAGLFTTRDDTVYDTISSLDDLAESIIWEVNSAHSQGAGLVHHTSLTSSYTADDSAAVLADSGLDFADNIEAGELTLITYDADGNVSTTSILSVDPDADSLDALAADINAAFGTELTATVTDGQLTLTSGTDMEFEIAGDTSGVLAALGLNTYFTGTDAGTIGIDEYVATDTTHLNTGSVGDDGLVASGSNEVSTILAGLGDETVTVGGTETTLTSALATLVASVGSAASAAELQQTYAQTSVDYLYEQQASTTEVNVDEELIALTKYQQAYEAAAQIISVTREMMDTVLDLV; encoded by the coding sequence ATGATCAACAATCTCTACAACATAGGGAAGACAGCCCTGCAGAATGCGCAGGTCTCGGTCAACAACGCGTCCAACAACATCGCCAACGCGGACACCACGGGCTACCAGCGGACCTCGGTGGTCTACGAGAGCTCAAGTTCCATCACCTCGCTGGGTCTGACCGTGGGAACGGGCGCGGACGTCACGGCCATTCAATCGGAGTGGGACAAGTTCGTGGAAACCCAGTACCTGGACGCTCTCGCCGATCTGGCCACCCAGACCAGCGCCCTGGACTACCTGGACCAGCTCGACTCCCTGCTGAACCAGTCCGAAGGCGGACTGTCCGACGTCATGGAGGAGTTCTTCGATTCCTGGAACGAGCTGGTCACGGACCCGGACTCCCTGTCCGCCCGAGAGGACCTGCTCGGCCAGACCGAGACCCTGGTCTACGCCCTGAACTCCACCTCCTCCACACTGGACACCATGGTCGAGGCCATCAACGCCGACATCGGGGACCAGGTGGACGAGGCGAACCAGCTCATCAGCGACCTGGCCCAGGCCAACGCCGCCATCGCTGCCAACCCGGACGACACCCAGGCCGTGTCCGACCGCGACCAGATGATCCGGGAGCTGGACGCCCTCATCGGCGTGGACGTCCTCTACAAATCAGACAACACGGTCACCATCCTGACCGAGGAGGGCTACACGCTCGTGGACGGAACCGACACGCACGAACTGGTCTTCGCCGAAACCGGGGTGACGCAGTCCCTGGTGCGCGACTCGGACTATGACGGGACCCTGAACTACTCCGGCGAGTCCGGCGAGGAACTGCTCATCGAGTTCGTCTCCTCGGGCGCGGACGGCACGGCCCAGTTCAAGGTTTCCACGGACGGCGGCAATACCTGGCTGACGGACGACAGCGGCAACACGCTTGTCTACACGGCCGACGACGAGGACGGCTCGGTGGAGATCGAGGGCATCACCCTGTGGTTCGAGAACGGTACCGCCGATCACGCCGAGGGAGACCGCTACACGGTCATGGCCAAGTCCGGCCTGTATTGGGAATCGGGCAGCGGAGAGCTCAAGAACATAACGCCCCTGACCGACGACAGCGGCGACAATGTGTCCGGACGCACTCAGAGCGGCAGCCTTGCCGGTCTGTTCACGACGCGCGACGACACGGTCTACGACACCATCAGTTCCCTTGACGATCTGGCCGAATCCATCATCTGGGAGGTCAACTCGGCCCATTCCCAGGGCGCGGGTCTCGTACACCACACCTCCCTGACATCCAGCTACACCGCCGACGACTCGGCGGCAGTGCTCGCCGACAGCGGCCTCGACTTCGCGGACAACATCGAGGCAGGCGAACTGACCCTGATCACCTACGACGCGGACGGCAACGTCTCGACGACCTCCATCCTGTCCGTGGACCCGGACGCCGACTCCCTGGACGCCCTGGCCGCAGACATCAACGCGGCCTTCGGCACGGAGCTGACGGCCACGGTCACAGACGGGCAGCTGACCCTGACCTCGGGTACGGACATGGAGTTCGAGATCGCGGGGGACACCTCGGGCGTCCTGGCCGCACTCGGCCTGAACACCTACTTCACCGGCACGGACGCCGGGACCATCGGCATAGACGAATACGTGGCCACGGACACCACGCACCTGAACACCGGTTCGGTTGGCGACGACGGCCTGGTGGCCTCCGGCTCCAACGAGGTGTCCACCATCCTGGCCGGGCTGGGCGACGAGACCGTGACCGTGGGCGGGACCGAAACCACCCTGACCTCGGCCCTGGCCACCCTGGTGGCCTCGGTGGGGTCCGCCGCGTCCGCCGCCGAGTTGCAGCAGACCTATGCCCAGACCTCCGTGGACTACCTCTACGAACAGCAGGCCTCGACCACCGAGGTCAACGTGGACGAGGAGCTTATCGCACTGACCAAGTACCAGCAGGCCTACGAGGCCGCCGCCCAGATAATCAGCGTGACCCGGGAAATGATGGACACCGTCCTGGACCTGGTCTGA
- a CDS encoding YfiR family protein yields MGKLRPILLAALFWVLLCPASPVAAADRLTATPDQLRALYVQRLVKYVAWPDGAGPAPGQPFVIAAMDPARLRPYFPIPGTGEGLEFRLVQWPARCDVLVLVGASRREAAAIIKRVADKPVLTITQAPAGPALGAVINFYMQGGRLKIEVSLEAARRAGLSISSRLLQLARVHGGGAHE; encoded by the coding sequence ATGGGCAAGCTGCGGCCAATCCTCCTCGCCGCCCTTTTCTGGGTACTGCTGTGCCCGGCTTCCCCTGTTGCCGCAGCCGACCGGCTGACCGCCACCCCGGACCAGCTGCGCGCACTCTACGTGCAGCGGCTGGTCAAGTATGTGGCCTGGCCTGACGGTGCCGGACCGGCCCCTGGGCAACCCTTTGTCATCGCGGCCATGGATCCGGCCCGGTTACGCCCCTATTTCCCGATTCCGGGAACAGGTGAAGGCCTCGAGTTCCGGCTGGTCCAATGGCCGGCCCGTTGCGACGTTCTTGTTTTGGTCGGAGCCTCCCGGCGCGAGGCCGCAGCCATCATCAAGCGGGTGGCGGACAAACCCGTGCTGACCATCACCCAGGCCCCGGCAGGCCCGGCACTGGGCGCGGTCATCAATTTCTACATGCAGGGCGGCAGGCTCAAGATCGAGGTCAGCCTCGAAGCGGCCCGGCGTGCCGGATTGTCCATCAGTTCCAGGCTGCTGCAACTGGCTCGCGTACACGGAGGCGGGGCCCATGAATAA
- a CDS encoding flagellin, whose amino-acid sequence MSLVVNNNLMANAAARNLNSAYTKLGTSTERLSSGLRVNSSADDAAGLAVRELMRSDISTLNQGIRNANDGISMIETADGALSVIDEKLIRMKELAEQAATGTYTDAQRLIIDSEYQAMASEITRIASATDFNGIYLLNGNLSGDGVTIHFGTGNDSAEDKYAVTIGSCTASSLGVGQAAGTTTAGAVVSTQEAAQNALAALNSAIVSKDNIRANLGSMQNRLTATISNLEIQAENLQASESRISDVDVATEMTEYTKEQIITQSAVAMLSQANSLPQMALSLIGG is encoded by the coding sequence ATGTCTCTCGTAGTTAACAACAACCTTATGGCAAATGCCGCGGCCCGGAACCTGAACAGCGCCTACACCAAGCTGGGCACGTCCACGGAACGTCTGTCTTCGGGCCTTCGCGTCAACTCATCCGCCGACGACGCCGCAGGGCTGGCCGTGCGCGAACTGATGCGCTCGGACATCTCCACCCTCAACCAGGGCATCCGCAACGCCAACGACGGCATCTCCATGATCGAGACCGCCGACGGCGCGCTGTCCGTCATCGATGAAAAGCTCATCCGCATGAAGGAACTGGCCGAGCAGGCCGCCACCGGCACCTACACGGATGCACAGCGGCTGATCATCGACTCCGAATACCAGGCCATGGCCTCGGAAATCACCCGAATCGCCAGCGCCACGGACTTCAACGGCATCTACCTGCTCAACGGCAACCTCTCCGGCGACGGCGTGACCATTCACTTCGGCACCGGCAACGACTCTGCCGAGGACAAGTATGCCGTGACTATCGGCAGCTGCACCGCCTCTTCCCTGGGCGTGGGCCAGGCTGCCGGAACAACCACGGCCGGTGCGGTGGTTTCCACCCAGGAAGCCGCCCAGAACGCGCTCGCGGCCTTGAACTCGGCCATCGTGTCCAAGGACAACATCCGCGCCAACCTGGGCTCCATGCAGAACAGGCTGACCGCCACCATCTCCAACCTCGAAATCCAGGCCGAGAACCTTCAGGCCTCGGAATCCCGCATCTCCGATGTGGATGTGGCCACCGAAATGACCGAGTACACCAAGGAGCAGATTATTACCCAGTCTGCCGTTGCGATGCTCTCGCAGGCCAACTCGCTCCCGCAAATGGCCCTGTCGCTCATCGGCGGCTAG
- a CDS encoding TonB-dependent receptor, with protein MGSDRWRPVFLGIVLLLLVSSAALADDDLSDLGLEELMQVEVVSATRRAEPLSQIPAAVTVLTEEDIFRSGATSVPEALQLVPGVHVAQMNTDRWAVGVRGFNGLLSNKHLVLVDGRPVTSPVITGVQWDNIVPISMIKRIEVVRGTRTSLWGAESFTGVINIITKNAYELQGGQSVTTAGTRGASQTVRQGWRTGNDSAMAVYGTGEYLNGDWLTSSRQERDGHEWSKVQGGLRADWENAFTDVLSVQSDLVRSNTEEEMPGGPGGPPESRSRSDINGYVQFAWDRATGLDSNLRFRTSYTRDAAMLADMDGGVNVLDAELTSAMEPMGRHYLTWGLGTQYIWDDVSGDGVAKVDNGHIYNWSGSSFARDRITLLPESLYLITGLKADVLGGGDVELQPTVRLLHTRDDAEFWLAVSRGVRADLRYQRSGSYRINVGGVDYQVQAPSNLKTEKLISYEAGYRQTLTPNTQFDLSFYVNDYSELLMLELNHTTHTAEVTNSLKGTAYGLEAIFEWTATDWLTLKPSASLIYQNIYGLDSSPVGDSMPEEGFGGEMKLQILTKPLRDVGLDLFLGYIDSPDQLRLPAYFSVDAHVSWRATDSLLLELIGHNLGGSHKQFSDLAVGPSVDCRVTWDF; from the coding sequence GTGGGGAGCGACCGGTGGCGGCCGGTTTTTCTGGGGATAGTCTTACTGCTTCTCGTTTCTTCGGCCGCGCTGGCCGATGATGACCTCTCCGACCTCGGCCTTGAGGAACTCATGCAGGTGGAGGTGGTCAGCGCCACCCGCCGTGCCGAGCCTCTGTCTCAGATACCGGCGGCGGTCACGGTCCTGACCGAGGAGGACATCTTCCGCTCCGGTGCGACCAGCGTGCCCGAGGCGCTTCAGCTCGTCCCCGGCGTGCATGTGGCCCAGATGAATACGGACCGCTGGGCCGTGGGTGTCCGGGGCTTCAACGGCCTGTTGAGCAACAAGCATCTCGTGCTGGTGGACGGCAGACCGGTGACCTCGCCGGTCATCACCGGAGTGCAGTGGGACAACATCGTCCCCATCAGCATGATCAAGCGCATCGAGGTGGTGCGGGGCACCCGAACCAGCCTGTGGGGCGCCGAGTCCTTCACCGGGGTCATCAACATCATCACCAAAAATGCCTACGAGTTGCAGGGCGGGCAGTCCGTAACCACGGCGGGCACCCGGGGCGCGTCCCAGACCGTGCGACAGGGGTGGCGTACCGGCAACGACTCGGCCATGGCGGTCTACGGCACCGGCGAATATCTCAACGGCGACTGGCTTACCAGCAGTCGGCAGGAGCGCGACGGCCATGAGTGGTCCAAGGTCCAGGGCGGTTTGCGCGCGGACTGGGAAAACGCCTTTACCGATGTCCTGTCCGTGCAATCCGACCTGGTTCGTTCCAATACCGAAGAGGAGATGCCCGGCGGGCCGGGTGGCCCACCGGAAAGCCGCTCCAGAAGCGACATCAACGGTTACGTCCAGTTCGCCTGGGATCGGGCCACCGGTCTGGACTCCAACCTTCGTTTCAGGACCTCCTACACCCGGGACGCGGCCATGCTCGCGGACATGGACGGCGGGGTGAACGTCCTGGACGCGGAGTTGACTTCGGCCATGGAGCCGATGGGCAGACACTACCTGACCTGGGGGCTAGGCACCCAGTACATCTGGGACGACGTGTCCGGCGATGGGGTGGCCAAGGTCGACAACGGCCACATCTACAACTGGTCCGGGAGCAGCTTTGCGCGCGACCGCATCACGCTTTTGCCCGAATCCCTGTATCTGATCACGGGTCTGAAGGCGGATGTCCTCGGCGGCGGCGACGTGGAACTCCAACCCACGGTTCGTCTGTTGCATACCCGCGACGACGCCGAATTCTGGCTGGCGGTCTCGCGCGGGGTGCGGGCGGACCTCCGCTATCAGCGCAGCGGCAGCTACCGGATCAACGTTGGGGGCGTCGATTATCAGGTTCAGGCCCCGTCCAATCTGAAGACCGAAAAGCTTATCTCCTACGAGGCCGGATACCGGCAGACCCTGACCCCGAACACGCAGTTCGATCTCTCCTTCTACGTCAACGACTATTCCGAACTGCTCATGCTTGAGTTGAATCACACCACGCACACGGCCGAGGTGACCAACTCTCTCAAGGGTACGGCGTATGGCCTGGAGGCGATATTCGAATGGACCGCCACCGACTGGCTGACCCTGAAACCCTCTGCCAGCCTGATCTACCAGAACATTTACGGACTCGACTCCAGCCCGGTGGGAGATTCCATGCCCGAGGAAGGGTTTGGTGGCGAGATGAAGCTGCAGATCCTGACCAAGCCGTTGCGCGACGTGGGGCTGGACCTGTTTCTCGGCTACATCGACAGCCCGGATCAGCTCAGACTGCCCGCCTATTTCAGCGTGGACGCGCATGTCTCCTGGCGTGCCACTGATTCGCTGCTGTTGGAACTCATCGGCCACAATCTGGGCGGTTCGCATAAACAGTTCTCCGATCTGGCAGTGGGCCCGAGCGTGGATTGCCGGGTAACCTGGGACTTCTGA
- a CDS encoding sigma-70 family RNA polymerase sigma factor: MSSTVMEIEKLYDDISYERLFREHSRLIYKLVINFIKARNINLHSTEIDDIYQEIALKIFKNDYMSRYSNEKSSFITWLNIICRTTAIDYYRKKLRWMESVLSDAPAESSEGGLETAMFSLPAGVLTDRQAEVITLFYKEGLLAGEIARRLDISPNTVRSIKFQALDRLRAHYGASTPVPDTDESAHQERRKVS, encoded by the coding sequence ATGAGCAGTACAGTAATGGAAATCGAAAAACTATATGACGATATATCATATGAACGACTGTTCAGGGAACACTCTCGGCTCATATACAAGCTCGTCATCAATTTCATCAAAGCAAGGAACATCAACCTTCATAGCACTGAGATAGATGATATATACCAGGAGATAGCGCTCAAGATTTTCAAGAATGACTACATGTCGCGCTATAGCAACGAAAAGAGTTCCTTCATCACCTGGCTCAACATCATCTGTCGCACTACTGCCATCGATTACTACAGAAAAAAGCTCCGCTGGATGGAGTCCGTACTCTCGGACGCCCCGGCCGAGAGCTCCGAAGGCGGCCTGGAGACCGCCATGTTCAGCCTGCCCGCGGGCGTGCTGACCGACCGCCAGGCCGAAGTGATCACCCTCTTCTACAAAGAAGGACTGTTGGCCGGCGAGATCGCACGCCGCCTCGACATCTCCCCGAACACGGTCCGAAGCATCAAGTTCCAGGCCCTGGACCGGCTTCGCGCCCACTATGGGGCGTCAACCCCCGTGCCCGACACCGATGAATCCGCTCACCAGGAAAGGAGGAAGGTTTCATGA
- a CDS encoding flagellin → MRISTAQIFSLSLNQINSSLNDVTKLTIMNASQKKLNSPSDDPAGMGKIVELSGYQQSLSGYIENCDVALDYLDTADQVLSTASETITAALELAEQASTETYTDEELQMMALEMEGYLDALYAIANTQMGSDSIFAGDDTGDNAYEMGLGVTLANDSFSSTDFVDMTGEVDGTVAVRFTSDGTVGTTALDYEYSTDGGETWTSGTMAATDTVLDLGDAQVELASGTSITTADDDGNGSQFYLRQACVYTGSSKAMSVSVSESTSEDMTTVGSDIFGGVNESTGQPFDSPNLFETLSDCIVYMQTGDSDSVAQCLEDLGDCHETVETGAAGVGARENKITYTQTSQSLVKELAANSASSIEDADAAQLVVELEQANYVYQAVLSTSSSVMSMSLLDYI, encoded by the coding sequence ATGCGCATCAGCACGGCACAGATATTCTCGCTGTCTCTGAACCAGATAAACTCGTCGCTCAACGACGTCACCAAGCTGACGATCATGAACGCGAGCCAGAAGAAATTGAACAGCCCGTCCGACGACCCGGCGGGCATGGGCAAGATCGTGGAACTCAGCGGCTACCAGCAGTCCCTGAGCGGCTACATAGAGAACTGCGACGTGGCTCTCGACTATCTGGACACCGCGGACCAGGTCCTTTCCACGGCCAGCGAGACCATCACCGCGGCGCTGGAGCTGGCCGAGCAGGCATCCACCGAGACATACACCGACGAGGAACTGCAGATGATGGCCCTGGAGATGGAAGGCTATCTGGATGCGCTCTACGCCATCGCCAACACCCAGATGGGCTCGGACTCCATCTTCGCCGGCGACGATACCGGCGACAACGCCTACGAGATGGGGCTGGGCGTGACCCTGGCCAATGACTCCTTCAGCAGCACCGATTTCGTGGACATGACCGGGGAGGTGGACGGCACCGTGGCGGTGCGTTTCACCTCCGACGGCACCGTGGGCACCACGGCCCTGGACTATGAATATTCCACGGACGGCGGGGAAACGTGGACCTCGGGCACCATGGCCGCCACAGACACGGTCCTGGACCTCGGCGACGCCCAGGTGGAACTGGCCTCGGGCACGAGCATCACGACGGCCGACGACGACGGCAATGGCTCGCAGTTCTACCTGCGCCAGGCGTGCGTCTACACCGGCAGCTCCAAGGCCATGTCCGTATCCGTATCCGAAAGCACGTCCGAGGACATGACCACCGTGGGCAGCGACATCTTCGGCGGCGTGAACGAATCCACGGGCCAACCCTTTGATTCACCCAACCTGTTCGAGACCCTGTCCGACTGCATCGTCTACATGCAGACCGGAGACTCCGACTCGGTGGCCCAATGCCTGGAAGACCTCGGCGACTGCCACGAGACCGTGGAGACCGGCGCCGCAGGCGTGGGGGCCAGGGAAAACAAGATCACCTACACCCAGACGTCGCAGTCCCTGGTCAAGGAGCTGGCGGCCAACTCGGCCAGCTCCATCGAGGACGCGGACGCCGCCCAGCTCGTGGTTGAGCTGGAGCAGGCCAACTACGTGTATCAGGCAGTACTCAGCACCTCATCCAGCGTCATGAGCATGTCCCTGCTCGACTACATCTAG
- a CDS encoding response regulator transcription factor: MKDLLLIDDDPELAELLQSYLGGEGIGLDAAVSGSAGLEMAKAGDYELVILDVMLPDTSGFNVLTKLRAVSGVPVIMLTGRGEEIDRVIGLEMGADDYVSKPFQLRELLARIHAVLRRYGRGGAEAVEPGAVAAKVKPGIGIGDVHLNRNARNMTISGDPVHLTSTEFDILEMLALNMGNVVDRGALMEKALGRTEDFDDYVLNVHMSNLRKKLDRHVSIKTIRGRGYLLAVPQEEGV, encoded by the coding sequence ATGAAAGATCTGTTGCTGATCGACGACGACCCTGAGCTTGCCGAACTGCTGCAGTCCTATCTCGGCGGTGAGGGCATCGGCCTCGATGCGGCCGTTTCCGGGAGTGCCGGTCTGGAAATGGCCAAGGCCGGCGATTACGAGCTGGTCATTCTGGATGTCATGCTCCCGGATACCAGCGGGTTCAACGTGCTTACCAAGCTGCGTGCCGTATCCGGCGTGCCGGTGATCATGCTCACCGGCCGGGGCGAGGAGATCGACCGGGTGATCGGCCTGGAGATGGGCGCGGACGACTATGTTTCCAAGCCGTTTCAGCTCCGCGAGCTGCTGGCCCGCATCCATGCCGTGCTGCGCCGTTACGGACGGGGTGGCGCGGAGGCCGTGGAACCGGGCGCGGTGGCGGCCAAGGTCAAGCCCGGCATAGGCATCGGTGATGTCCATCTCAACCGCAACGCCCGGAACATGACCATAAGCGGGGATCCCGTACACCTGACCTCCACCGAATTCGACATCCTGGAGATGCTCGCTCTGAACATGGGCAACGTGGTTGATCGCGGGGCGCTCATGGAAAAGGCGCTGGGCCGTACGGAGGATTTCGACGACTACGTGCTCAACGTGCACATGAGCAATCTGCGCAAGAAGCTGGACCGGCACGTCAGCATCAAGACCATTCGGGGCAGGGGCTATCTCCTGGCCGTTCCGCAGGAAGAGGGTGTGTAG
- a CDS encoding flagellar hook protein FlgE, producing MSISGSMYTGISGLQAQSQATSVVSNNLANSTTTGYKSVSISFEDVFYSTVYAGGSIGQVGNGVTTSSLTTDFSQGSYETTNTVTDVAINGDGFYIVVDPDTDTTYYTRDGGFTFDTNGYLVDSHGNRVQGWETVDGSITGGLVDIQLDNSQSPPQATTEVAIQVNLDSTETDNTASSTNPYASLFEIYDGTSDPALDDSRYAYQTTISVYDENGASHDLTVYYDPVTTDDGSIVWEYTVCCDADEDMRDFAGTDMADTSGAGMLVTGTLTFSSSGDLQSITAFTLSDTPTDTTDPLAEENWVLAEFDDNGLPVFEANFTGADENQEISLDFGISNSDFATGTGWDTSGGIDSLDDFTATTTPDELPSFNTGVLSTRATTSTTSSSATYTLTQDGYAPGELTDITISENGVIEGSYTNGQSQELYTFALADFTNTQGLYSEGGNLYSATTDSGQALIGTPGSAGFGTIASNSLEQSNVDTATELTNLIIIQAAYQANSKIITTADTLLSTAIGLKR from the coding sequence ATGAGCATCAGCGGATCCATGTACACCGGCATCTCCGGGCTGCAGGCCCAGAGCCAGGCGACCTCCGTGGTCAGCAACAACCTCGCCAACTCGACGACCACGGGCTACAAGTCCGTGTCCATATCCTTCGAGGACGTCTTCTACTCCACGGTCTATGCCGGGGGGAGCATCGGACAGGTCGGCAACGGCGTGACAACCTCCTCGCTGACCACGGACTTCTCGCAGGGATCATACGAGACCACCAATACCGTTACGGACGTGGCCATCAACGGCGACGGCTTCTACATCGTGGTCGACCCGGATACGGACACCACTTACTACACCCGCGACGGCGGCTTCACCTTCGACACCAACGGCTACCTGGTCGACTCCCACGGCAACCGCGTGCAGGGCTGGGAGACCGTGGACGGCTCAATCACCGGCGGGCTGGTGGACATCCAGCTGGACAACTCGCAGTCCCCGCCGCAGGCCACGACCGAAGTGGCCATCCAGGTCAACCTGGACTCCACCGAGACCGACAACACCGCCTCCTCCACCAACCCGTACGCCTCCCTGTTCGAGATCTACGACGGCACCTCGGACCCGGCCCTGGACGATTCGCGCTACGCCTACCAGACGACCATCTCCGTCTATGACGAAAACGGCGCGTCACACGACCTGACCGTGTACTACGATCCGGTCACGACCGACGACGGCTCCATTGTCTGGGAATACACGGTCTGCTGCGACGCGGACGAGGACATGCGTGATTTCGCGGGCACCGACATGGCCGACACCAGCGGCGCGGGCATGCTCGTTACCGGCACCCTGACCTTCTCTTCCTCGGGCGACCTGCAGTCCATCACCGCCTTCACCCTGTCCGACACCCCGACCGACACCACCGACCCGCTGGCCGAGGAAAACTGGGTCCTGGCAGAATTCGACGACAACGGGCTGCCCGTATTCGAGGCGAACTTCACCGGCGCGGACGAAAACCAGGAGATATCGCTCGACTTCGGCATATCGAACTCGGACTTCGCCACAGGCACGGGCTGGGATACCTCCGGCGGCATCGACTCCCTGGACGACTTCACTGCCACGACCACCCCGGACGAGCTGCCCTCTTTCAACACGGGCGTCCTGTCCACCCGGGCCACCACCAGCACCACCTCCAGCTCGGCCACCTACACCCTGACCCAGGACGGCTACGCACCCGGCGAACTGACCGACATCACCATCAGCGAGAACGGCGTCATCGAGGGCAGCTACACCAACGGCCAGAGCCAGGAGCTCTACACATTCGCCCTGGCGGACTTCACCAACACCCAGGGGCTCTACTCCGAGGGCGGCAACCTCTACTCCGCGACCACGGACTCCGGCCAGGCCCTGATCGGCACCCCGGGTTCGGCGGGATTCGGCACCATCGCCTCCAACTCGCTGGAGCAGTCCAACGTGGATACGGCCACCGAGCTGACCAACCTGATCATCATCCAGGCGGCCTACCAGGCCAACTCGAAGATCATCACCACGGCCGACACTCTGCTGTCCACGGCCATCGGCCTGAAGCGCTAG
- a CDS encoding flagellar hook assembly protein FlgD, with protein sequence MSIDTTSYYESLLASTTATTTSTSSSTSLTSDDFITLLCTELEYQDPTEPVDNTQMVDQMTQYSQLEQLTEMNEKMDTLSDSIGSLSSVYGLSYIGMDVEADGYTINKDGDDISTLYLTLDDDAAELVLNIYDSDGSIVDTQTFTDIDSGTVSFAWDGTDYDGEEVSDGNYYILATAVDDNGDEVDCTTTTTGTVTGVSNTDDGVVLTLDDGRTVNLADVTYATQ encoded by the coding sequence ATGAGTATCGACACCACCAGCTATTACGAGTCCCTGCTTGCTTCGACGACCGCGACGACGACCAGCACGTCGAGCTCCACGTCCCTGACCTCGGACGACTTCATCACCCTGCTGTGCACCGAGCTTGAGTACCAGGACCCGACCGAGCCCGTGGACAACACCCAGATGGTCGACCAGATGACCCAGTACTCGCAGCTCGAACAGCTGACCGAGATGAACGAAAAGATGGACACGCTTTCCGACAGCATCGGTTCGCTGAGCTCCGTCTACGGCCTGAGCTACATCGGCATGGACGTGGAAGCCGACGGCTACACCATCAACAAGGACGGGGACGACATCTCCACCCTGTACCTGACCCTGGATGACGACGCTGCCGAGCTGGTCCTGAACATCTACGACTCCGACGGGTCCATCGTGGACACCCAGACCTTCACCGACATCGATTCCGGGACCGTTTCCTTTGCCTGGGACGGCACGGACTACGACGGCGAGGAGGTCAGCGACGGCAACTACTACATCCTGGCCACGGCCGTGGATGACAACGGCGACGAAGTGGACTGCACCACCACGACCACCGGCACCGTGACCGGCGTGAGCAATACCGACGACGGCGTCGTCCTGACCCTTGATGACGGCCGGACAGTGAACCTGGCCGACGTAACCTACGCCACCCAGTAA